The following are encoded together in the Narcine bancroftii isolate sNarBan1 chromosome 10, sNarBan1.hap1, whole genome shotgun sequence genome:
- the LOC138743797 gene encoding uncharacterized protein has protein sequence MTHLRKLFIRLNEFGLTIDPAKCQFGLVIIDFLGHRINNHRANPLPATVETILPFAKLSAVKGLQEFVGMVNLYRRFISSVACIMRPLFTLVSGKARDFTWDKELSASFKNVKEALANLHCLSTQERMTRQP, from the coding sequence ATGACCCACCTGCGCAAGCTTTTCATTCGtttgaatgagtttgggctgaccatcGACCCAGCCAAATGTCAATTCGGGTTAGTGATCATCGACTTTCTGGGCCATAGAATCAACAATCACAGAGCAAATCCACTACCAGCAACGGTCGAGACCATCTTGCCGTTCGCTAAGCTCAGTGCAGTTAAAGGCCTCCAGGAGTTTGTTGGAATGGTGAACTTGTATCGCCGGTTTATATCATCAGTAGCTTGCATTATGCGCCCCCTCTTCACCCTGGTATCAGGCAAGGCAAGGGATTTCACTTGGGACAAAGAATTGTCAGCATCATTCAAGAATGTTAAGGAAGCACTGGCTAATCTGCATTGCTTGTCCACCCAAGAACGGATGACCCGACAGCCCTGA